In Halorientalis sp. LT38, a genomic segment contains:
- a CDS encoding cupin domain-containing protein — protein sequence MTLDRLPDLDPDAGEVLDAEVAVSDDVLVKAFALGPGAAIDPHTHDGATNVFHVLAGTVTVVRDGEEAQVSAPGVVFNERGQSHGARNETDDVAILTASLCPLPQ from the coding sequence ATGACGCTCGACCGACTACCCGACCTCGACCCGGACGCGGGCGAGGTGCTCGACGCGGAAGTGGCGGTGAGCGACGACGTCCTCGTGAAAGCCTTCGCGCTCGGCCCGGGGGCGGCCATCGACCCGCACACCCACGATGGAGCGACGAACGTCTTCCACGTCCTCGCCGGGACGGTGACGGTGGTCCGCGACGGCGAGGAAGCACAGGTGTCCGCGCCCGGCGTGGTGTTCAACGAGCGGGGCCAGTCCCACGGCGCGCGAAACGAGACGGACGACGTCGCGATCCTGACCGCCAGCCTCTGTCCGCTCCCGCAGTGA
- a CDS encoding MBL fold metallo-hydrolase: MVTELGDDVWWYDLRGVNAYLVDDGTVTLVDAGNPWDGRNLVLGVDQAGYSLQDVDRVLLTHFDFDHVGGLGRLQGLEATVYVGAADEPYLTGKEYPPLRNRKGAIQAVSSPFLRDPALPVETVADGDEIGSFTAYHTPGHTPGHVAYVSEALDAAFLGDLVRESDGELAASPWLMSYDTDAVAESVRDLADRAPEFSIAAMGHGLPFREHGGDRLADLAASL, translated from the coding sequence ATGGTTACCGAACTCGGGGACGACGTGTGGTGGTACGACCTCCGCGGGGTGAACGCCTACCTCGTCGACGACGGGACCGTGACCCTCGTCGACGCCGGCAACCCCTGGGACGGTCGCAACCTCGTGCTCGGCGTCGACCAGGCGGGGTATTCACTCCAGGACGTGGATCGGGTCCTGCTCACCCACTTCGACTTCGACCACGTCGGCGGCCTCGGTCGGTTGCAGGGACTGGAGGCCACCGTCTACGTCGGCGCGGCCGACGAACCGTACCTCACCGGGAAGGAGTACCCGCCACTGCGCAACCGCAAAGGCGCGATCCAGGCCGTCTCGAGCCCGTTCCTCCGCGACCCCGCCCTCCCCGTCGAGACCGTCGCCGACGGCGACGAGATCGGCTCCTTCACCGCCTACCACACCCCCGGGCACACGCCCGGCCACGTCGCCTACGTCAGCGAGGCCCTGGACGCCGCCTTCCTGGGCGATCTGGTCCGCGAGTCCGACGGCGAACTGGCCGCTTCGCCGTGGCTCATGAGCTACGACACCGACGCGGTCGCGGAGAGCGTCCGCGACCTGGCCGACCGGGCCCCCGAGTTCTCGATCGCCGCGATGGGCCACGGCCTCCCCTTCCGCGAGCACGGCGGCGATCGGCTGGCCGACCTGGCGGCGTCCCTCTAG
- a CDS encoding DUF7126 family protein produces the protein MNAVIAGPDEFDLGAALSAAGITVTRAAGTANRPALEEAGIHDADLLVLTDRDLATAIPVATDLTDDLRIIVYTTDSLPEFVKGQAHMALDPALFDPSDVAEEIANGS, from the coding sequence ATGAACGCAGTCATCGCCGGCCCCGACGAGTTCGATCTCGGGGCCGCGCTGTCGGCAGCGGGGATCACAGTCACGCGCGCGGCCGGGACCGCGAACCGCCCGGCCCTCGAGGAGGCCGGCATCCACGACGCCGACCTGCTCGTGCTCACCGACCGGGATCTGGCGACGGCGATCCCCGTCGCGACGGACCTGACCGACGACCTCCGGATCATCGTCTACACGACCGACTCGCTGCCCGAGTTCGTCAAGGGGCAGGCCCACATGGCGCTGGACCCCGCGCTGTTCGACCCGTCGGACGTCGCCGAAGAGATCGCGAACGGCAGCTAG